The Carassius carassius chromosome 31, fCarCar2.1, whole genome shotgun sequence genome includes a region encoding these proteins:
- the atg2b gene encoding autophagy-related protein 2 homolog B isoform X2 — MPWPFSESIKKRACRYLLHRYLGNFLQEKLSLDQLSLDLYQGTGSLAQVPLDKWSLNEILESVDAPFEVSEGFIQAISLTVPWASLLQDNCALEVRGLEMVFRPRPRMASGMEPMCWSSFMTSSMQLAKECLSQRLTDDQGESLHPLEGLEKFAETIETVLRRVKVTFVDTVLRMEHVPENSKTGIALELRINKMVYCDESVEEGSSVNIHQPTTFAHKNLTLEGAYVFWDEFSESARAGLKSSPAQTETEPKLSPSWNPKIICEPHPQFPEPVSSSTPFEPVQVGCLCGKLELSVVLKQNEAMPGAKLDIDGQFDSLIMLLSPQQVHLLLDMFGVFSSSAVQDWSAIGKDRKSRPMQQEDEYRLHMELNRCLKKDTITGATDQDMFESQTTRTVSSREDVFFSMADMDMSHSLSSLPPLGDPPTVDLDLSVNSNYSASLGESPSGNVATVWDEFMDVPTQKEKQTNEMPHLSRDSQLTHKLLRQTSHPSKGHCDESRPELVLRLTVGSLCLSVLHIDPLPPPDSSRSHLAPMASEFFRILSVNQLPAGSFLQSRAVFDEACPHDHLRFIGQGLKVTYEHCQGSSVRTLNTDLSLSQVELLECLYSTDSHTTQSGIQYTELLTFDVSASSDSPLPICLHLLYKLTERRGPQGGQVRLSTIPRRAELQVELGNVRSECDVSIVDRLNSLLQPQKLVTTEMMASHMYTSYNKHVSLHKAFAEVFLDDSRTPAHCHVSVSINAPLLVLVVRFPIPDLRSDQERGPWFKKSLQKELLQLELEDLEFKTEFTGGNSSEQTKMELTFKELNGSFQEDKDHPAARFLRVANTMEEDMTSSDCGKFDWPRVVLKVNPMAVRSILERVTAEEEEEEADGHSQEEEEEEEGASHSLKDVCDFGKTEPSPFSSRHVMYENEEMVIPGDVVDMTEFQEKTISNSRYILELFFPNVQLSLPNKDFYEKLHNRINNDLLLWEPTAPSPVETVENIPYGVGLSVASQLINTYSKDSFSQFRSAGPEEEESGSEEEILQYYTPAELGYRNRRKKRSKMHPKNSQSLFSIVLSVNHGLLALHTQLKDDNSVLPKKHGEFWMEVKNGTLFGVTQHEGYKDQHYVCFHTSQACLYHHGTVDGDAPEWNVNLPCRTRPHWLEPVMYASESAPERTSPSEGLSLEPHSMLSVAVKISSHNTERNVKEFLIAIGMRGVTLEHKVVPSNLGWYDQIVDFLNVSDEPVLGYSPPSSVSTLHLHLWSCSLDYRPLYLPVRSLLTVETFSISSSVSLDHSSSSLRIILDEAALFLSDKINAVSVNLARDYVQVVDMGTLELRITAVKPGPDGKMTEPRFELRCSSDVIHIRTCSDSCAALMNLIQYIASYGDLLPPSGLEAKRRSAKQRVKTEAASRPPAQAPLLPEAEQQILQDLMSDAMEETDSLQSHMLQQDGVNKDRSHDHEPPRSDLFLFPDESGNLGQEPTPSYLTLHSPLISPPAPSVLHDTDDFCILDTPGSRIPEKDEEPVVKKLISEPILVREEYFSVPLEGSSSNRGPLHFPVPEIRYLIKEISVVWHLYGGKDFCGGALSSSPARSRGCTPHSSPSQTPVKQARRGSRAGGGWGRNPDVLMEIQLSKVRFQHEVYPQKAPEAGVLKEQPVSRQVFSVQDLEIRDRLASSMMNKFLYLYSSKEMPRKAHSNMLTVRALHMCPEAGQAPQECCLRVSLMPLRLNIDQDALFFLKDFFSSLAAEVELFSPPEQEAFYVSVKKPPVPEISCNFSKYNGAAGQDPAPIISVPTQSRTSPSLVHTCSQDSTAETDTASTSFSDQPIFFREFRFTSEVPIRLDYHGKHMAMEQGTFAGIIIGLTQLNCSELKLRRLCYRQGLLGVDKLFSYAINEWLNDIKKNQLPGLLGGVGPIHSLVQLVQGFRDLVWLPIEQYRKDGRIVRGFQRGTASFGTSTAMAALELTNRMVRTIQAAAETAYDMVSPVPDEKECKKMKRYSHYCLAHQPVDLREGVAKAYSVVKEGITDTALTIYDTATREHEQRGMTGAVGGVLRQLPPAVVKPLIVATEATSNVLGGMRNQIHPDARQEESQKWRLGDE, encoded by the exons ATGCCATGGCCATTTTCTGAGTCTATTAAGAAGCGGGCCTGCAGGTACCTGCTGCATCGATATCTTGGTAATTTCCTCCAGGAGAAGCTCAGTTTGGACCAGCTTAGTCTTGACCTCTATCAAGGCACGGGCTCACTTGCTCAAGTGCCCCTGGACAAATGG TCCCTGAATGAGATCCTGGAGTCTGTGGATGCTCCATTTGAGGTGAGTGAGGGCTTCATCCAGGCCATTTCTCTCACTGTGCCATGGGCCTCGCTGCTCCAGGACAACTGCGCGCTGGAAGTGAGGGGCTTGGAGATGGTGTTCAGGCCAAGACCTCGGATGG CATCAGGCATGGAGCCCATGTGCTGGTCCAGCTTCATGACCAGTAGTATGCAGCTGGCCAAAGAGTGTCTAAGCCAAAGACTCACTGATGATCAGGGAGAGAGCTTGCACCCTCTGGAGGGTCTGGAAAAGTTTGCTGAGACTATTGAGACAG TGTTGAGGAGAGTCAAGGTCACTTTTGTGGATACTGTCCTGCGGATGGAACACGTTCCTGAAAATTCTAAAACTGGCATTGCCCTCGAACTCCGAATCAATAA GATGGTTTACTGTGATGAGAGTGTGGAGGAGGGCTCCAGTGTCAATATCCATCAGCCCACTACATTTGCTCATAAAAACCTCACTCTGGAAGGTGCCTATGTGTTCTGGGATGAGTTTTCAGAATCCGCACGCGCCGGCCTCAAATCATCCCCCGCTCAAACA GAAACTGAACCCAAACTTTCTCCGAGTTGGAACCCAAAAATCATCTGTGAGCCTCACCCTCAGTTCCCAGAACCTGTGTCTTCCAGTACACCATTTGAGCCAGTGCAGGTGGGCTGCCTTTGTGGTAAACTGGAGCTGTCCGTGGTTCTGAAGCAAAATGAAGCTATGCCCGGAGCTAAG TTGGATATTGATGGGCAGTTTGATTCTCTAATCATGCTGCTTTCACCACAACAAGTCCACCTCTTATTGGACATGTTTGGGGTTTTCTCTAGCTCAG CCGTACAGGACTGGTCTGCTATAGGAAAGGATAGGAAGAGTCGGCCCATGCAGCAGGAGGATGAGTATCGCCTCCACATGGAGCTCAACCGCTGCCTGAAGAAAGACACCATTACAGGTGCCACAGACCAGGACATGTTTGAAAGCCAGACCACCAGAACTGTGTCCAGTAGAG AGGATGTCTTTTTCTCCATGGCTGATATGGACATGTCACACAGTCTATCATCTTTGCCTCCTCTTGGGGATCCACCCACTGTGGATCTAGATTTGTCTGTAAACAGCAACTACTCCGCCTCCCTGGGGGAGTCGCCCTCTGGAAATGTAGCC ACTGTGTGGGATGAGTTCATGGATGTTCCTACACAGAAGGAGAAGCAGACAAATGAGATGCCACATCTTTCCAGAGATTCTCAGCTTACCCACAAGTTGCTCCGGCAGACAT CTCATCCATCTAAAGGCCACTGTGATGAGTCCAGGCCTGAGCTGGTTCTCAGGCTCACAGTGGGCAGTCTCTGCCTGTCTGTCCTTCATATTGACCCCCTCCCACCTCCAGACTCCTCCCGCAGCCATCTTGCACCAATGGCTTCAGAGTTTTTCCGTATTCTGTCTGTAAATCAACTCCCTGCTGGAAGTTTCCTGCAATCACGTGCAGTTTTTGATGAAGCCTGTCCACATGATCATCTCCG gtTCATTGGTCAGGGATTAAAGGTGACATACGAGCACTGTCAAGGCTCCAGTGTACGTACGTTAAACACAGATCTCTCTCTGAGTCAGGTGGAGCTTTTGGAATGCCTTTACTCTACTGACAGCCACACTACACAGAGTGGAATCCAGTAcactgag CTTCTTACATTCGATGTCTCAGCCAGTAGTGATTCTCCTCTTCCTATATGCCTACATTTACTCTACAAACTAACAGAACGCAGAGGCCCGCAG GGTGGGCAGGTACGTCTGAGTACTATACCTCGTAGGGCGGAACTACAAGTGGAGCTTGGTAATGTGCGCTCAGAGTGTGATGTCAGCATTGTGGACAGGCTCAACTCCTTACTTCAGCCTCAGAAACTGGTTACCACAGAGATGATGGCATCTCACATGTACACCTCCTACAATAAACATGTCAGTCTG CACAAGGCTTTCGCAGAGGTCTTCCTGGATGATAGTCGTACCCCAGCCCACTGCCATGTGTCTGTGTCAATAAATGCACCTCTACTGGTGCTAGTGGTGCGGTTTCCAATCCCAGACCTGCGCTCTGATCAGGAGAGGGGCCCCTGGTTTAAGAAGTCCCTACAGAAAGAGCTGCTGCAGCTGGAGCTGGAAGATCTGGAGTTCAAGACCGAGTTCACTGGAGGAAACTCATCAGAGCAGACTAAGATGGAGCTCACGTTCAAGGAGCTCAACG GATCATTTCAAGAAGACAAAGATCATCCTGCAGCCAGGTTCTTACGAGTTGCTAACACCATGGAGGAGGACATGACATCTTCCGACTGTGGCAAATTCGACTGGCCCAG AGTGGTTCTGAAGGTGAACCCCATGGCGGTGCGCTCCATCTTAGAGCGTGTAAcagctgaggaagaggaggaggaagcgGACGGTCACTcacaagaggaagaggaggaagaagaaggagCTTCCCACTCCCTGAAGGATGTGTGTGATTTTGGCAAAACTGAGCCATCCCCCTTTTCCTCACGGCATGTCATGTATGAGAATGAGGAG ATGGTCATCCCAGGAGATGTGGTGGATATGACGGAATTCCAGGAGAAAACCATTAGCAACTCCCGCTATATCCTTGAGCTGTTTTTCCCCAATGTGCAGCTCTCTTTGCCCAATAAAGACTTTTATGAAAAACTACACAACAG GATAAATAATGACCTGCTGCTATGGGAACCCACTGCTCCATCTCCAGTAGAGACAGTGGAGAACATCCCGTATGGGGTGGGTCTGTCTGTAGCCAGTCAACTCATTAACACGTACAGTAAAGACAGCTTCAGTCAATTCAGATCTGCTGGCCCTGAGG AGGAAGAGAGTGGTTCTGAGGAGGAAATCCTGCAGTATTACACTCCTGCTGAACTGGGTTATAGGAACAGGAGAAAGAAGAGGAGTAAGATGCATCCTAAGAACTCTCAGAGCCTATTTTCCATCGTCCTGTCTGTAAACCACGGCCTGCTGGCTCTGCACACACAGCTCAAG GATGATAATAGTGTGTTACCAAAAAAGCATGGTGAATTTTGGATGGAGGTAAAAAACGGGACGCTGTTTGGTGTGACGCAGCATGAAGGCTACAAAGACCAACATTATGTCTGCTTCCACACGTCTCAGGCCTGCCTCTATCACCACG GCACGGTGGATGGAGATGCCCCTGAGTGGAATGTTAATCTGCCCTGCAGGACGCGTCCTCATTGGCTGGAGCCTGTGATGTATGCATCTGAATCTGCCCCAGAAAGGACATCTCCTTCTGAGGGGCTCAGTTTGGAGCCCCATAGCATGCTGTCTGTCGCTGTTAAAATTTCCTCCCACAACACAGAGCGCAATGTCAAG GAGTTTCTCATAGCCATCGGCATGAGGGGAGTAACACTGGAGCACAAAGTGGTGCCTTCAAATCTGGGCTGGTATGACCAG ATAGTCGACTTTTTAAATGTGTCAGATGAGCCGGTGCTCGGCTACTCACCCCCATCATCTGTGTCCACCCTCCACCTGCATCTGTGGAGCTGCTCACTGGATTACAG ACCTTTGTATTTACCTGTGAGATCTCTGCTGACTGTGGAGACCTTCAGCATCTCTAGCAGTGTGTCTTTAGATCATTCTTCCTCCAGTCTGCG AATCATTTTAGATGAAGCTGCATTATTTCTGTCTGACAAGATCAATGCTGTGTCTGTTAATCTGGCCCGAG ACTATGTCCAGGTGGTTGATATGGGGACTCTGGAATTGAGGATCACAGCAGTCAAACCAGGACCAGATGGCAAAATG ACGGAGCCAAGGTTTGAGCTGCGTTGCTCCAGTGATGTTATTCACATTCGCACCTGTTCAGACTCCTGTGCCGCTCTCATGAACCTTATTCAGTACATAGCCAGCTATGGAGATCTACTGCCACCTTCTGGACTGGAGGCTAAACGCAGAAGCGCTAAACAAAGGGTGAAG ACTGAAGCAGCGAGTCGCCCACCAGCTCAGGCACCTTTGCTTCCTGAAGCGGAGCAGCAGATTCTTCAGGATCTGATGAGTGATGCTATGGAAGAGACCGACAGCCTGCAGAGCCATATGTTGCAACAGGACG GTGTCAACAAAGACCGTTCACATGATCATGAGCCGCCCCGATCCGATCTCTTCCTTTTCCCTGATGAGAGCGGAAACCTGGGGCAGGAACCAACCCCCAGTTACCTAACCCTGCACTCCCCGCTCATCTCTCCTCCTGCCCCCTCTGTGCTCCACGACACTGATGACTTCTGCATCCTGGACACGCCGGGCTCCAGAATACCG GAAAAAGATGAGGAGCCTGTGGTAAAGAAGCTGATCTCTGAACCCATCCTTGTGAGGGAAGAATATTTCAGTGTCCCTCTGGAGGGCAGCAGCTCTAATAGGGGTCCGCTTCACTTCCCTGTGCCAGAAATCAGATACCTGATCAAAGAGATCTCTGTAGTGTGGCACCTCTATGGAGGAAAAGACTTCTGTGGTGGCGCATTGTCTTCATCACCAGCTCGCAGTCGAGG gtgcACTCCTCACAGCTCTCCATCACAGACTCCTGTAAAACAGGCGAGAAGAGGGTCCCGTGCTGGAGGAGGATGGGGCAGAAACCCTGATGTTCTGATGGAGATCCAACTCAGTAAG GTGCGGTTCCAGCATGAGGTGTATCCTCAGAAGGCTCCGGAGGCAGGCGTTTTGAAGGAGCAGCCGGTGTCCAGACAGGTGTTCTCAGTGCAGGATCTGGAGATACGAGACAGGCTGGCCTCTTCCATGATGAACAAGTTCCTGTATCTATACTCCAGTAAAGAGATGCCCAGGAAAGCTCACTCCAACATG TTGACTGTCAGAGCCCTGCACATGTGTCCCGAAGCTGGACAGGCGCCTCAGGAGTGCTGTCTACGTGTGTCACTAATGCCCCTCCGGCTAAACATTGATCAG GATGCATTGTTCTTCCTGAAGGATTTCTTCTCCAGTCTGGCAGCAGAGGTCGAGCTCTTTTCCCCACCAGAGCAGGAAG CGTTCTATGTGTCAGTGAAGAAGCCTCCTGTTCCTGAGATTTCATGCAATTTTTCCAAGTACAATGGTGCAGCGGGTCAAGACCCTGCGCCCATCATCTCAGTGCCAACACAAAGCCGCACCAGTCCAAGCCTCGTCCACACCTGCAGCCAAGACAGCACTGCTGAGACAGACACTGCCTCCACATCGTTCTCCGACCAGCCCATATTCTTCAG AGAGTTCAGATTCACTTCAGAGGTGCCGATTCGATTAGACTATCATGGAAAACACATGGCCATGGAGCAG GGCACATTTGCTGGTATTATTATTGGACTCACACAGCTGAATTGCTCCGAGCTTAAATTACGGCGCCTGTGTTACAGACAAGG attACTGGGTGTTGACAAGCTCTTTTCATATGCCATTAATGAATGGCTGAATGACATAAAGAAGAACCAGTTGCCAGGGCTTTTGGGAGGCGTGGGGCCCATTCATTCCCTGGTGCAGCTAG TTCAGGGTTTTAGGGATCTGGTTTGGCTGCCCATTGAGCAGTACCGTAAGGATGGAAGAATAGTTCGTGGCTTTCAGCGAGGCACCGCCTCCTTCGGTACCTCCACCGCAATGGCAGCTCTGGAGCTCACCAATCGGATGGTGCGAACCATACAG GCTGCTGCTGAAACGGCTTACGATATGGTGTCTCCAGTGCCAGATGAGAAAGAATGCAAAAAGATGAAACGGTACTCACATTACTGTCTGGCCCATCAGCCAGTGGACCTGAGAGAGGGGGTGGCCAAGGCATACAGCGTAGTAAAAGAG GGCATTACTGACACAGCCCTGACCATTTATGACACTGCGACACGTGAGCATGAGCAGAGGGGCATGACAGGCGCTGTGGGCGGAGTCCTGCGACAGCTTCCTCCAGCTGTCGTTAAACCTCTTATCGTTGCCACAGAAGCAACATCCAATGTGCTGGGCGGCATGAGGAACCAGATACACCCAGATGCACGTCAAGAAGAGTCCCAGAAATGGCGCTTGGGGGACGAGTGA